One part of the Acinetobacter sp. XS-4 genome encodes these proteins:
- the gigB gene encoding anti-anti-sigma factor GigB, whose product MSTGHVEYASLNGTHIFKLIGEVRAHSCISLDKLLNRIEQQENVVGAIVDLTQTTFIDSTVLGILAKLGLKLKQTHHIQAVMLSTNPDITTLANSMGLGQVFVILNYCGDPNVCTLTLTDEQITHNAMLRTVLDAHKTLMKLNANNQNMFEPLVKQLQKEQDTLEQVSDKQNA is encoded by the coding sequence ATGTCAACAGGTCATGTTGAATATGCAAGTTTAAATGGAACGCATATTTTCAAACTTATTGGTGAAGTGCGAGCCCATTCTTGTATAAGTCTAGACAAACTTTTAAACAGAATTGAACAGCAAGAGAATGTTGTAGGTGCAATCGTTGATTTAACCCAAACAACATTTATTGATAGTACTGTATTAGGCATTCTAGCTAAGCTAGGCTTAAAGCTGAAACAAACTCATCATATTCAAGCTGTAATGCTATCTACCAATCCAGATATCACAACCTTAGCCAACAGTATGGGGCTAGGGCAGGTTTTTGTCATTTTGAATTATTGTGGTGATCCTAATGTTTGCACGTTAACGTTAACAGATGAACAAATCACTCATAATGCGATGCTAAGAACTGTTCTGGATGCACATAAGACATTGATGAAACTCAATGCAAACAATCAGAATATGTTTGAGCCACTTGTGAAGCAGTTACAGAAAGAACAAGATACGCTTGAACAGGTATCAGACAAGCAAAATGCCTGA